From a region of the Methanobacterium formicicum DSM 3637 genome:
- the afpA gene encoding archaeoflavoprotein AfpA: MNKKRKIAWGITGSGEKLVETVEIMQQMRDEYHKQFDIRVFISKAGDQVLKYYNLSNTLETKFDKTWTEINSNAPFLAGQIQLGRYAFLLVAPATSNTVAKISLRIADTLLTNAAIMGQKTNTPIYVMPTDFREGIVTTQLPNGKDLELTITREDAEHVEKLSKMDSTTVFENPEEIPAIFQKHAEMLK, from the coding sequence ATGAACAAAAAAAGAAAAATAGCCTGGGGGATTACGGGAAGCGGTGAAAAACTGGTGGAAACAGTAGAAATCATGCAACAGATGAGGGATGAATACCATAAACAATTCGACATCAGGGTGTTTATATCCAAGGCAGGAGACCAGGTTTTAAAATATTACAACCTCTCTAATACTCTGGAAACAAAGTTTGACAAAACATGGACTGAAATCAACTCCAATGCTCCCTTTCTGGCTGGACAGATTCAACTGGGAAGATATGCATTCTTATTGGTGGCTCCAGCAACATCCAATACAGTGGCCAAAATCTCGCTACGTATAGCAGACACTCTACTCACCAATGCAGCCATAATGGGTCAAAAAACTAACACTCCGATTTACGTCATGCCTACGGACTTTAGGGAGGGTATTGTTACCACTCAATTGCCCAATGGTAAGGATTTGGAGTTGACTATAACTCGTGAAGATGCCGAGCACGTTGAAAAACTGTCAAAAATGGACAGCACCACTGTATTTGAAAATCCCGAGGAAATACCAGCTATATTCCAGAAACATGCTGAAATGCTTAAATAA
- a CDS encoding adenosine-specific kinase, with product MEMDIKMVNLEAPADCNLILGQSHFIKTVEDLYEAIVNTVPQAEFGLAFGEASGDCLVRTAGNNSDLEKLAGEKMLELSCGHSFLIFLANAFPLNLTQRIKDVPEVVNLFCATANPVQVLIVETEQGRGIIGVVDGFKPQAIETEEDVAGRKKFLRDIGYKL from the coding sequence ATGGAAATGGATATTAAGATGGTTAATCTGGAAGCACCAGCAGATTGTAATCTAATTTTGGGCCAGAGCCACTTCATTAAAACAGTGGAGGATCTTTATGAGGCCATAGTGAATACCGTGCCTCAGGCAGAGTTTGGCCTTGCATTTGGAGAGGCTTCAGGGGACTGTCTGGTGAGAACTGCCGGGAACAATTCAGATCTGGAGAAACTGGCCGGAGAGAAAATGCTGGAGCTGTCCTGTGGTCATAGTTTCCTGATCTTCCTGGCTAACGCATTCCCCCTAAATCTCACCCAGAGAATCAAAGATGTGCCGGAGGTGGTTAATCTTTTCTGTGCTACTGCCAACCCGGTCCAGGTCCTGATTGTGGAAACCGAACAGGGACGAGGGATAATTGGAGTTGTTGATGGTTTCAAACCACAAGCAATTGAAACTGAAGAAGATGTAGCTGGAAGGAAGAAATTCCTCCGGGATATTGGTTACAAATTATAA